The sequence below is a genomic window from Candidatus Thermoplasmatota archaeon.
TGAGAACCGAATTTAAAACCGGTTTTTGGAATCAGTCCGCTGCTTCTCAAATCTTTATAAACATATAACCTTCTCTCTATATCTGGCTGTATTTTTTTTGCATATTTTATAAAATTCCCGAATGACTGTTTCTTTTTTCCTCGAAAAATCTCTGCACCTTTTTCGGCAACGTAAGCGGTCTCTATCAGCGAAAGCTGTACAACGCCCTCCTCGAAAGTTCTTCCTATAAAATTTTTCTGCAATTTTTCAGATAATGCATCATCCCATACCAGACTTCTATCGCCCAGAAGAGTTATTTTTCCGTGGTATTCTTCCTCCTTGACCATTTTGCCCCTCATCCGGAAAAATTTTACTGAATAATAGGTCAAATCTCCATCCTCATCCGTGATGCCGAGCATAAGCCTCTTTTTATTTAAGCCACGAATCCATTCCGAAATCTGTGAAATGGAAAAAGGAGAGCGCTCCGATATTGCTTTTACCAGGTAAATGGGAGAATGGGAATGAGGTGCTCCTCCCCTAGGATACAAATCCAGTCCATCTTCCGAAATCCTGGCTACATATCCCCTCTGGCGAAGGTCTCTAAAAACGAGGTAACTGATCTCTAAGTTTGGATAAACAGCCATTCCATAATCCATCAACTCGTTTAAATTAACTTTTTTACCATTTTTCTCGATTTTCAGTCTTCCGGCCTCCATAAGAAAAGATGCTTCTAATATATGGAGATGGAGGGTCTCGCCCACCAT
It includes:
- the endA gene encoding tRNA-intron lyase, producing MAGKISDNEVVVENPSEAIRNYNKGYFGRMVGETLHLHILEASFLMEAGRLKIEKNGKKVNLNELMDYGMAVYPNLEISYLVFRDLRQRGYVARISEDGLDLYPRGGAPHSHSPIYLVKAISERSPFSISQISEWIRGLNKKRLMLGITDEDGDLTYYSVKFFRMRGKMVKEEEYHGKITLLGDRSLVWDDALSEKLQKNFIGRTFEEGVVQLSLIETAYVAEKGAEIFRGKKKQSFGNFIKYAKKIQPDIERRLYVYKDLRSSGLIPKTGFKFGSHFRVYREQLGEGHAPYLVHVIPENYKSTWTEVSRAIRLANSVRKQMIFARVGDGIEYIRPKRLTP